In a single window of the Pirellulales bacterium genome:
- a CDS encoding N-acetyltransferase: protein MQHSTIVRPEQSQDFADINEVTRLAFGQEAEARLVRELRACSGFDPLLSLVAVRDHELLGHILFTPVEIQRDGAAPLAALALAPLSVLPQHQRAGVGSLLVRKGLTACRRRSERLVIVVGHPDYYPRFGFRPARPLGLEVPFAVPDEAFLVCDLARDSAAGNVPELAPDFVVGLVQYPPPFLLV from the coding sequence ATGCAGCACTCCACCATCGTCCGTCCGGAACAGTCCCAGGACTTTGCCGACATCAACGAGGTTACCCGGCTGGCATTTGGTCAGGAGGCTGAGGCCCGACTGGTGCGTGAGCTTCGTGCGTGCAGTGGTTTCGATCCGCTGCTATCGCTGGTCGCGGTACGAGATCACGAATTGCTCGGTCACATCTTATTTACGCCTGTCGAGATCCAGCGCGATGGTGCGGCGCCGCTTGCCGCATTGGCATTGGCGCCGCTGTCAGTCCTGCCGCAGCATCAGCGCGCCGGCGTCGGATCGCTGCTGGTGCGCAAGGGGCTGACGGCCTGCCGGCGCCGTAGCGAGCGGCTGGTGATCGTCGTCGGGCATCCGGATTACTATCCACGATTCGGCTTTCGTCCGGCGCGCCCCTTGGGCCTCGAGGTCCCCTTCGCCGTGCCCGACGAGGCGTTCCTGGTCTGCGACCTGGCGCGCGATAGCGCCGCGGGAAATGTGCCGGAGTTGGCGCCAGATTTCGTCGTCGGCCTGGTGCAATATCCGCCCCCGTTTCTCTTGGTCTGA